In the Parasteatoda tepidariorum isolate YZ-2023 chromosome 3, CAS_Ptep_4.0, whole genome shotgun sequence genome, one interval contains:
- the LOC107438614 gene encoding uncharacterized protein isoform X1, which translates to MLPRTFLCKWGTKIGCVVIGYVTGGLSIALCVGSVIRLFFGLPIVLQDDELQGQFPFNPLYFIFTAAYFAMHTVTSFGLVPAVKEEQGLFIIPSIIMLPVDAALSCIGVIVLGVLLEKQKELHKFLVGGIIVGSTTSPILIYFTLIVVSEFEEVFERSDHKLFVLRKKLNSDSHNKRNYKKEHSTAAKCHGTIV; encoded by the exons ATGCTTCCTAGAACATTTCTTTGTAAATGGGGCACCAAGATAGGATGTGTTGTGATTGGTTATGTGACAGGG GGTCTAAGTATCGCACTTTGCGTAGGATCAGTCATTCGTCTCTTTTTTGGATTGCCCATCGTACTTCAAGATGACGAACTTCAAGGTCAATTTCCTT ttaacccattatattttatattcactgcTGCTTATTTTGCAATGCATACTGTGACGTCATTCGGTCTCGTACCTGCAGTAAAAGAG GAGCAAGGTCTATTTATCATTCCAAGCATAATAATGCTTCCTGTAGATGCTGCTCTTTCTTGCATTGGAGTCATTGTTTTAGGAGTGCTACTG GAGAAGCAAAAAGAgttgcataaatttttagttgGTGGTATCATTGTTGGCTCTACAACTTCACCCATCTTG atttattttaccCTAATTGTGGTATCAGAATTTGAAGAAGTGTTTGAAAGATCAGATCACAAACTCTTTG tgctaaggaaaaaattgaattctgaTAGCCACAACAAGAGAAATTACAAAAAGGAACATTCTACTGCAGCCAAATGCCATGGCACGATTGTGTGA
- the LOC107438614 gene encoding uncharacterized protein isoform X2, which produces MLPRTFLCKWGTKIGCVVIGYVTGGLSIALCVGSVIRLFFGLPIVLQDDELQGQFPFNPLYFIFTAAYFAMHTVTSFGLVPAVKEEKQKELHKFLVGGIIVGSTTSPILIYFTLIVVSEFEEVFERSDHKLFVLRKKLNSDSHNKRNYKKEHSTAAKCHGTIV; this is translated from the exons ATGCTTCCTAGAACATTTCTTTGTAAATGGGGCACCAAGATAGGATGTGTTGTGATTGGTTATGTGACAGGG GGTCTAAGTATCGCACTTTGCGTAGGATCAGTCATTCGTCTCTTTTTTGGATTGCCCATCGTACTTCAAGATGACGAACTTCAAGGTCAATTTCCTT ttaacccattatattttatattcactgcTGCTTATTTTGCAATGCATACTGTGACGTCATTCGGTCTCGTACCTGCAGTAAAAGAG GAGAAGCAAAAAGAgttgcataaatttttagttgGTGGTATCATTGTTGGCTCTACAACTTCACCCATCTTG atttattttaccCTAATTGTGGTATCAGAATTTGAAGAAGTGTTTGAAAGATCAGATCACAAACTCTTTG tgctaaggaaaaaattgaattctgaTAGCCACAACAAGAGAAATTACAAAAAGGAACATTCTACTGCAGCCAAATGCCATGGCACGATTGTGTGA